The Camelina sativa cultivar DH55 chromosome 18, Cs, whole genome shotgun sequence DNA window AGGTTTTGTGCAGCTTAATTGCTTTCAGGTGTTCTATGATACTACTAGCCCACTTGTAAGGTTGtgatttaagatttttgtttgaaatctcTACACAGGCTACTCCGGATCACACGGAGGTGTTGTGGGATCTGTTCTAGTTAGCAACTTGAAAACTGGAGTTAGAAGAGGAGGATGGGACAAAGCAGAGGTAGTACACAAAcactatttcttcttctttcctcaaCCTCTTGTTTTCAGTGGATTGAACAGTTTGTTTGGTGATTGTTGTGATGCAGGTCTATTTCCATGAGATACCAGAACAAGTCATCGACAATCTTGTAAATAAAGCTCTTTAAAACActagttcttcttctcttaccaTGGATCTTAGTTTGTTTTAACAAATGAGTTTGTGTCTTCTTTGATCTTCAGATTGATGATGCAATAACTTACAAGGTTGCTGGAGGCTTAACACTGGAGCATCCCCTCATTTCACCATTTGTCGATTCCGTGGTTAGTGCCCTTTAACACAAGGAGCTCGAATGTTTGATCTATATAGCTGTTTAATTCCTTTCTGTTTCAGCGTATGATTGATTACACACTACTGAAGGATTTTTTGTTGTAATGTCGTAGGTGGGAGGAGTTGATACAGTCATGGGACTTCCTAAAGAACTCACTGAAAAATTCATCAACGATGTGTTGTAGCTCAATCCCCTTTTGATTATGTAGTAGGAAGGCTTAGATTAATACTTTTGAATCTCTAATCCCATCAAATCATTCATATTGTAAGTGGGTAAACACATAGATTTATCGTATCCATAATTCTAAGCAACAATGATGTTTTCGGATTTCAAAACTCTTATACAGCAATTGAATTGTGTCAATTTCTGCAGTTTAAACAAGTCTTGATTATACAACTTTCCAGAATCTGTATAAAGCAGTCTATTTCGGACGAATGTGGGGTTTTCTCATGTCTGAATTATGAATGCCCACCATTGTCGTGATTTTACTATCTGGGCCAAAACACAATATTAAAAGGCCCAAATATTGACCCAATTACTGAGGTCGAAACTCTCTGTCTGGTTAAGAGGTTTTACCGGGGACTTATCTCAGGGTTTTTGAGAAACACACTCATTGAGGTTTCTCTTCTCCGTGTTCCTCTTCCAAAACCTAACCACCGCCATTGATAAACCCTACTGTTTTTGTTCAATCGAAGAAACCCTAATATCTGGGCGCACCGAGGAAGCAACGATTTGATACGTTTGGTTGCTTTAATCTAATGGCGATTGTAAAAGATCCGGGCTTTGAAGCCCTTGAGAAGCTTAAGTCAACTGAACCACCAGTGTTTCTAGCGCCAAGTTCAATATCTGAGGTGGCTCGCGCTGCATCTCAGCATATCTTCGAGAAGTTGAAGCCGTACAACCCTAAATCTCCATTTGATGAGCTCTTGGTTGATGGGTTTGATGCGGAGCAGATTTGGCAGCAAATTGATATGCAGTCTCAACCGTTGTTGTCTAGCTTGCGGCAGGAAGTTAATAGATTTGCTAAAAACCCTGAAGAGATTCGTAAACTTGGGAATTTGACCCTCAAGGTTTCTCATGAAGATGATGTGGATGAGATGGATATGGATGGTCATGACTCGGGTGATGATGAGCTAGAAGGTAATGAAAgcgaaggagaagaggaagaggaagatgaagatgaagaagaagaagaggacggagatgacgaagatgaagaagaggacggagatgaagaagatgaggaggaaaagGATGGAGACAATGAAGGAATAGAGGACAAGTTCTTCAAGATAAAAGAATTGGAGGAGTTTTTAGAGGATGGTGAAGCAGAAGAGTATGGGATTGACTACAAGAACAACAAGGGAGtagcaaagagaaagaaacaaaatttgcgtgatgaagaagatgatgaggaggacgaggatgaagaagaagatgatgaggtaAGCACATACCTCAGTGTTTAAGAATATAAAGTGGGGTGAGTGATTACAATCATtggctcattttttttttctcttggttGATCTTTTATTGTTCTTGTGCTTTAGTTTGGTGCTTTTGCTGGTGGTGACGACGAAGAGGCGGATAAATTAGGAAAAGCAAAGTATGTTTCTATGCTCTCTAATTAGAGAATACGCATACCACTTTGTATTCCAATCATCTGCATTTTTGCTTCCTTGGGCTTAGAGCAGTATCGCTGTAGATTtgttctaagattttttttccttatcattCATAATTAGGTACACTGATTTCTTTGGCGGCAAAAAGAAGGAGACAAAAGTAAAGTGGAAAGATTTAAGTGAAGATGACGAAGCTGAAAGAGAAAACCAAGTATTGTGATGCTTAACTTATGCATGGCTTTGTGATATGTAATGACTTCATTTCTTATTTATGAACTATTTTGTCTTCCTTTAGGGTAATGAAAAGCTCTCTACACATGAGAAAGAACGATTAAAGGTTCAATCCAAGATTGAACAGATGGAGAAAACAAACTTAGATCCTAAACACTGGACAATGCAGGGAGAGGTAGCCAGCCATGTTTTTCCCGACGATTATTACACTGtaaaaaaatttgcattttgCTTTCTATAACTAAATGTGTGTATGATTTGTCTTGTTAAAAGATAACTGCTGCAAAGAGGCCAAAGAACAGTGCTCTAGAAGTTGATTTAGATTTTGAGCACAATGCCAGGCCTGCTCCTGTAATCACAGAAGAGGTCACAGCCTCACTTGAAGATTTGATCAAGAGCAGAATCATTGAGGTAACTACTTGTGGGCAGTAATATGTAACATTGGTCTCCTTTCCTACATTCCGTGGTTTTGTGTAACTGATACTGTGACTTCTTAGGCTCGTTTTGATGATGTTCAACGAGCACCTAGTATGCCCACTAAAGCAAAAAGAGAAGCCAAGGAAATGGTGAGTTTTATTGAAGAACTATTATCTCTGCCCTCTTATTTTGTGCTCTGGTTTAATAGTTGATGAATAACAGTACAATCGGTTTGTTACTTTTGAAAATATGCAGGACGAGAGCAAAAGCAAGAAAGGTCTTGCCGAAGTTTACGAGGTTTGTATGATGTACAATATCTGATTGtgttatttcttttttgggaGATAACCAAACTTACAAATGTGTTTTGGTCCATTTGGTTATTTGTAGGACGAATACGTTCGGACGGCTAATCCAGCTTTTGCCCCAACAACTTTCTCTGATGAACTAAAGAAAGAGGTTCCAACTTGATTTGATCCTCATATTTCCTGAGTTTTTGTATTTACCTATCTGTCTTCTCCTTTCAATGTTAGTCTCTATATCCCATACTCTTACTTATAAATGTTAAATCAGGCAAGCATGTTGTTCAAGAATCTATGCTTGAAGTTGGATGCTCTCTCCCACTTCCACTTCACACCTAAACCTGTATGTTTCTTGCTTAGATCCGAAATGATGATCACCTCAAATATAGCTCTGGACTGAAGctaatttcttttcttattttcccAAAACTTTCAGGTGATTGAAGAAATGTCTATACAAACGAATGTCCCGGCCATAGCAATGGAAGAGGTAATTCTGTTGTTTTCTCAATCCTTCCTTATTTGTTAAGGAATTGGGAGCGTGGCACCATTTTACTAAGCAACTACTTCCGTGTGTACTACGTAGGTTGCGCCCGTGGCAGTCTCGGATGCAGCAATGCTTGCCCCGGAGGAAATCTTTTCCGGGAAAGGTGACATTAAGGATGAGTCTGAGCTTACacaggaagagagaaagagaaggagagctaagaagaagagaaagtttaAGGGTAAGGAATTGAATAATAAAGAGAATATTCAATTGGTAAAAGCACAATAATAAGACCCATAAACTCTTTGCTTTTCACTTCTGAAACAGCTGAATCTGCAAAAGAACCAGTGAAAAAGGCGCGAGATGCTACTACcggtatttattttcttgtgctCTTTCTTACATGACTTAAGATTGTTGAGAATATTTGAAATCATAACATCGCCTACTTTTACGAAGTTGCAGGCAGCGAAGTACTGTGAAGAAAGGAGAGTTACAGGTGCAAAATGAAGATGAGGAGAGTTCAGGCAAGAGCATTTGTAGttgattttgtgaaaaaaatctaaacacaGACAGCTTCAAGATTAGATACAAACAACAGTTTTGAAACTCTTTTATTGGTGTAAGGAAAGACGGGAGATAATGTTCGTTTGGGTTGAACTTGTCTTTTCAAACATATGAATTTTATTGTATCCTATGCGATTTTGTTGTATACTTTTGATAtgagtaattttattttctttctattgatGGAAAAAAACTCCTCGGTAAGCTGACCATATAATTTGTCAATGCTGATCTATTCACATCAATCTGTAACGAAGCCATTCCACGTCCCTGTTAATTGATGTATCCTTGTCAAAAATAGAAGCCAGTCTACTGTGCAGCTTCACACATGTAAGGTCACATTACTTTGATGTAGATCACATTCAGAAATTTTTGTGGTGTAATATTATCACCCTCACAAGAGAAAGTTTTGGTTTCCCTTTGCTTTATAACCTTACGAACATGCCGTCATCGACTTGAAGCTTTTAGTTTTCACTATATCGCacatgaaaaatatttgtataaaaaaagGTAAGGTATAACTCTTAACAGGTTGCTGgagtagctcagttggttagagcgtgtgGCTGTTAACCACAAGGTCAGAGGTTCGACCCCTCTCTCTAGCGTTATGCagcttattcttttttttttttttttaaaaaactagcCCGTGAGTAATATTGGGCCTGGCCTTTGTGAGTAACAGCCCAGAAACTTTCTTTAATACTCAACACTCATTATTAGTTTTGTTGTCGGACTTGGGGTGGGATTGGAATATTCGTCAATCCATAAAAACGATATTCTGAAGTGGTCAACAACATTAACGATTGGGTCCCGACCGTCGTTTGAAGAGCCGTTTCCTCTCtgatgaaataaaaatgatgtCGTCGTCATTAGTTTGCTGCGTTGTGATTTTTATTCAATCTCATCATCGACCCACCCgcacaaatcaaaatatataaagatagagAGTGACTGAAGGAGAGCAAAACATGGCGATTGTTTCCGTCTCTGACTCTTTCCTCACCTTCAATTCTCCCAATCAGCTCCGATTTAACCGGTAATTTGGAGAACTGCATCGTCACTTCTTCGCTTTTCTAATTTGTCTAATCTTTGAATAAAACAACCGATCTTGAACTTTTTTTGGCAGAAGGAGAGGAGTCTCAGCCATGGCTTCTTCAGCTACTGGAGTAAGAGTCGCAGAAGGACAAGGCAATTTGCCAAAACTCGTCCTCACTTCTCCTCAGAACAGGTATAACACTACTAGATTCACCCACCCTGCCTCATTCATTGTGTTGTAATAAGGTAAGTCATCAAATTTGCTTGCagtagattttagtttttcttttattggatTCAGTGAGGCTGAGATATATCTCTTTGGAGGATGCATTACATCTTGGAAAGTTGCGAGTGGTAAAGATCTTCTTTTTGTCAGACCAGACGCTGTCTTCAATAAGATTAAGCCCATtaggtttgtgtgtgtgtgtgtctttctACATTTAACTTTGTTACTCAGAACTCCAACTTATTTACCTTTAAAACTCTCCCTGAGCCTGAGTAATGAATgtcttccctttttttcttcaaatttcttTATTGTTATTGGATTTAGCGGAGGGATTCCACATTGTTTTCCCCAGTTTGGACCTGGGAAAATTCAACAGGTATTCCCTCATTGAAAATTTTTCATTCTATTCATcaaatctgtttttttatttttttacttatttattatgCTCTCTTTGAATCATTATTAGCATGGGTTTGGAAGGAACATGGACTGGTCTGTTCTTGATTCCGAGAATTCTGATGACAATGCCACTGTTACTCTTGAGCTCAAGGATGGTCCGTATAGTCGAGCCATGTGGGACTTTGGTTTCCAGGCTCTATACAAGGTTTCTACAATGCCCTTATTCGTCCTTTTGATTAATGGGACACTCTTTGTATGTTTAGATTTCATATTCTTTAACAGTGTTTGTTTTGCTGCTTTAGGTCATTGTTGGCGCCGACTCCCTTTCCACCGAGCTTAAGATAACCAACAAAGACAACAAAGCTTTCTCTTTCACCACTGCCCTGCATACTTACTTCCGTGTATGTGCTTTTAAATCTTCTTCTCGTTTAAACGCTGTAGTTTAGAGTCAACCAGCTTTGGCGTTGAAGTGTGTGTTCCCATGATCTAATACTATGGTTTGCAAATTGACTCCATGTATCCAAATTTTTCTTCATATAAAATTGCTTTTGGATTCATCAGGCTTCTTCCGCGGATGCATCTGTTAGAGGTCTAAAGGGTTGTAAAACTCTCAATAAGGATCCTGACCCTAAAAACCCAATAGAGGGTCAAGAAGACAGGTTggttttggtatttgttttcCTTCATTAGTTACagtttttgttgcttttaatTTCACATGTTTAATGGTTCTCACTCCTTATTTTCTAACATTCCAGAGATGAAGTCACTTTTCCTGGATTCTTGGATTGCGTCTATCTTGATGCTCCTAATGAATTGCTGTTGGATAATGGCTTGGGTGATAAAATAATCATCAAAAACACAAAGTAGGTTTATTGAGACACTTAATGTGGCTTTATACAGAGAGACTAGGTTAACTTCCGTTTCAGAATTCGTTCTGTGCCTCATGTATATTACTTGTTTTTGGAAAATGCAGTTGGTCGGATGCGGTCTTGTGGAACCCGCATACTCAGATGGAGGCTTGTTACAGAGACTTTGTGTGCGTTGAAAATGCAAAGGTATATCAGTTTGCACCCAAGTCTTTGCCCACTACAATACTTATGGACTCGAATGTTTCTAACTCCtgcttattatttttaactctCAGCTTGGGGATGTCAAGCTAGAGCCAGGACAGTCTTGGACCGCAACACAGCTTCTCAGCATTAGTTAAAAACAATGTACTTTTAACTTCTGTTATAATGTCAAGTTCTTAAGCAATAAAAGTTGTTCTTCCTCTCCAAATTTCACCAGTAGTCACCACAACTGCATTTCCCATTTCTGAAATGATGAAACCTTGTCCTATCTCTCATTACGATATCTCTCCTGTATATCTTAGATATGAGTTTTGATACTCTGTGACAGTCTTTGCATACTCGGAGATTCTTCATTATACGTATAACAGTTCCTGGTTTAGTCTTGAGTAACCCGTATGTTATAGCCAATTTCTCGCTGTGCTGATGCACAATAGCCtctctttcatcatcatcatcaactagaTCAAGCAGCATATCCTCTAACTCTGGTACGTACCCGTGTTCCTCAAGTTCCCTTCTCACCGTTTTCCATTTAGATTGAATTTTCTCTATCTCTGGGTGTGATCTGTCTCCTGCTAAAAACTCGTGTGTTGTCCCTTCCAAGCTGATTGTACTACATCCTGGAACTTTTGCAACTCCTTGTTCTTTCATCAATCTTCTTGTTTCAGCTGCTTTGTCCCACTTTTTGGCCAAAGCATAGATATTAGCCTTATGAACATATCTCCCACCATGAAATGGATCCATTGCAATTAAGATTTCTCCAATTTGTTCTCCTAATTCGATGTTTTTGTGAATCCGACAGGCTTTGAGCAGCGCACCCCATATCACAGCATTTGGCTTCAAAGGCATCTCTTGGATGAAACGTGTTGCTTCATCAAGAAATCCAGCCCGACCGAGTAAATCAACAATACAGCCATAATGCTCGATGGTTGGTTTAAGGTTGTAATCTCTCTCCATGCTGTAGAAAATCAACTTTCCTTCTTCAACTAGTCCTACGTAGCTGCACGCCGTGAGAACCGCAGTGAAAGTAATCACATTTGGCTTTATTCCCATCTTTTGCATCTCCATGAACTTGCATATAGCTTCTCTTCCATGGCCATGGTATGCATAACCGGAAATCAAAGCTGTCCAAGCTTGCactgattttttctttatatccTTGAACACTCCCAAAGCTTCCTCCATTTCGCCGCACTTTGCATACATATCTATAAGAACACAGCTCAAAACTGAATCAATtctgattctttctttattaAGATAGGAATGAATCCATTTCCCTTGCTCGAGTGCCCCGAGCTGAGCACAAGCTGAGAGAGCATTAGCGAGGGAAACATTATCAGGCTCAACATCTGAATTCTGCATCTCATGAAATAAGTGCAGAGCTTCCTTTTTCA harbors:
- the LOC104762920 gene encoding U3 small nucleolar ribonucleoprotein protein MPP10 isoform X1, whose product is MAIVKDPGFEALEKLKSTEPPVFLAPSSISEVARAASQHIFEKLKPYNPKSPFDELLVDGFDAEQIWQQIDMQSQPLLSSLRQEVNRFAKNPEEIRKLGNLTLKVSHEDDVDEMDMDGHDSGDDELEGNESEGEEEEEDEDEEEEEDGDDEDEEEDGDEEDEEEKDGDNEGIEDKFFKIKELEEFLEDGEAEEYGIDYKNNKGVAKRKKQNLRDEEDDEEDEDEEEDDEFGAFAGGDDEEADKLGKAKYTDFFGGKKKETKVKWKDLSEDDEAERENQGNEKLSTHEKERLKVQSKIEQMEKTNLDPKHWTMQGEITAAKRPKNSALEVDLDFEHNARPAPVITEEVTASLEDLIKSRIIEARFDDVQRAPSMPTKAKREAKEMDESKSKKGLAEVYEDEYVRTANPAFAPTTFSDELKKEASMLFKNLCLKLDALSHFHFTPKPVIEEMSIQTNVPAIAMEEVAPVAVSDAAMLAPEEIFSGKGDIKDESELTQEERKRRRAKKKRKFKAESAKEPVKKARDATTVAGSEVL
- the LOC104762920 gene encoding U3 small nucleolar ribonucleoprotein protein MPP10 isoform X2 encodes the protein MAIVKDPGFEALEKLKSTEPPVFLAPSSISEVARAASQHIFEKLKPYNPKSPFDELLVDGFDAEQIWQQIDMQSQPLLSSLRQEVNRFAKNPEEIRKLGNLTLKVSHEDDVDEMDMDGHDSGDDELEGNESEGEEEEEDEDEEEEEDGDDEDEEEDGDEEDEEEKDGDNEGIEDKFFKIKELEEFLEDGEAEEYGIDYKNNKGVAKRKKQNLRDEEDDEEDEDEEEDDEFGAFAGGDDEEADKLGKAKYTDFFGGKKKETKVKWKDLSEDDEAERENQGNEKLSTHEKERLKVQSKIEQMEKTNLDPKHWTMQGEITAAKRPKNSALEVDLDFEHNARPAPVITEEVTASLEDLIKSRIIEARFDDVQRAPSMPTKAKREAKEMDESKSKKGLAEVYEDEYVRTANPAFAPTTFSDELKKEASMLFKNLCLKLDALSHFHFTPKPVIEEMSIQTNVPAIAMEEVAPVAVSDAAMLAPEEIFSGKGDIKDESELTQEERKRRRAKKKRKFKAESAKEPVKKARDATTGSEVL
- the LOC104745732 gene encoding putative glucose-6-phosphate 1-epimerase isoform X2; the encoded protein is MAIVSVSDSFLTFNSPNQLRFNRRGVSAMASSATGVRVAEGQGNLPKLVLTSPQNSEAEIYLFGGCITSWKVASGKDLLFVRPDAVFNKIKPISGGIPHCFPQFGPGKIQQHGFGRNMDWSVLDSENSDDNATVTLELKDGPYSRAMWDFGFQALYKVIVGADSLSTELKITNKDNKAFSFTTALHTYFRASSADASVRGLKGCKTLNKDPDPKNPIEGQEDRDEVTFPGFLDCVYLDAPNELLLDNGLGDKIIIKNTNWSDAVLWNPHTQMEACYRDFVCVENAKLGDVKLEPGQSWTATQLLSIS
- the LOC104745732 gene encoding putative glucose-6-phosphate 1-epimerase isoform X1 produces the protein MAIVSVSDSFLTFNSPNQLRFNRRRGVSAMASSATGVRVAEGQGNLPKLVLTSPQNSEAEIYLFGGCITSWKVASGKDLLFVRPDAVFNKIKPISGGIPHCFPQFGPGKIQQHGFGRNMDWSVLDSENSDDNATVTLELKDGPYSRAMWDFGFQALYKVIVGADSLSTELKITNKDNKAFSFTTALHTYFRASSADASVRGLKGCKTLNKDPDPKNPIEGQEDRDEVTFPGFLDCVYLDAPNELLLDNGLGDKIIIKNTNWSDAVLWNPHTQMEACYRDFVCVENAKLGDVKLEPGQSWTATQLLSIS
- the LOC104762921 gene encoding pentatricopeptide repeat-containing protein At5g66520-like; its protein translation is MTVISCSSFSLEHNLFETISCLQRCSKQDDLQQIHARMVKTGLMQDSYAVTKFLSFCISSTSSDLLPYAQIVFDGYDRPDTFLWNLMIRGFSSSDEPKTSLLLYHRMLSCSAPHNAYTFPSLLKACSNLSAFEETTQIHAQITKLGYENDAYAVNSLINSYAVTGNFELAHLLFDRMSKPDAVSWNSVIKGYVKAGKLDIALALFQKMAEKNAISWTTMISGYVEGGMKKEALHLFHEMQNSDVEPDNVSLANALSACAQLGALEQGKWIHSYLNKERIRIDSVLSCVLIDMYAKCGEMEEALGVFKDIKKKSVQAWTALISGYAYHGHGREAICKFMEMQKMGIKPNVITFTAVLTACSYVGLVEEGKLIFYSMERDYNLKPTIEHYGCIVDLLGRAGFLDEATRFIQEMPLKPNAVIWGALLKACRIHKNIELGEQIGEILIAMDPFHGGRYVHKANIYALAKKWDKAAETRRLMKEQGVAKVPGCSTISLEGTTHEFLAGDRSHPEIEKIQSKWKTVRRELEEHGYVPELEDMLLDLVDDDDEREAIVHQHSEKLAITYGLLKTKPGTVIRIMKNLRVCKDCHRVSKLISKIYRRDIVMRDRTRFHHFRNGKCSCGDYW